From Gossypium raimondii isolate GPD5lz chromosome 11, ASM2569854v1, whole genome shotgun sequence:
GTTAGACCAGCAACAAATGTTGCAGCTGAAACATCACTTGGAAATAGTAATGGATTTCCGCAGTTAAGCTCTGCAAGTTCAGCTGGGCGATGGTCAATGGCAGCAACGTTGAACCTAAAAGTTTCTGAGCCAGACCCTGATCCTGAAGCGTTAGATAACAATCTTGATAGCAGCCAAATCTCCACTGGGCAATTGCCTGTACGGGGTGTTTGGAAGAAGGAAGTAAGAAACTCTTTTCGTAAGTGATAAATCCAAGACCAAAGTAGGTCACAACTTCTCTTGGGGAATGACCTTAACTGTTCTTAAACTGTTCCAGTTTTGTATGATGTTACGTGTTGGCAATAGATTCCATTTACGGCCTGGGTTTATAAGGACTCACAAAAACTAGCCTAGCCGTTCATTGCATTTCACCGAGTAAAAGAAACCCATATAGTGGGTGTATACAAAGTTGAAGATTTCTGGTTTGTCCGAGAATGTGTATTTTTAAAGGTTCCTTGGTTCATAGATGCATCTGAGTTCTTTTTTTCCCTATAATAAATAGTCACAATATAGTAAACCAGCAATGCGAAATTCAAccaacaaaatgaaatttataggtGGTCAAATCGAAATCAAACTGATGCAAGAActttaagattattattattttatactgGCAGTGATGTTATTAAGAAACTGTCATATGTTAACTTTAGCACCAGTGtatgaaaaaaataactttcaaaaataatagTTTCAATAATCCTTAAGTGAGGGTCTTTCTTTTCCCATTAGACAACAAAATACAACATCATAGAAACAGAATTGAGATGTCAATACGAAGTCACACAATGAATGCAAGATTACATATTTGTGTTCAAGTTCATTGATATTGATAACAATAACTTGTAGAATGAGTTAATGTTATAAGGATTTACAGAATGAGTGATGCAAGCTACAACACTACAATACCAGGCTGAGCTTCAATATTGAGGATCCATCATCCAGAGAACGAAAGGAACCAAGGAACTTTACAATAATGCACAAAGCTTACACTTGAGTAATCTGATTAGTAGCACAACCAAAGGTTTTCTCACTGCTGTAACACATATACAGAAAACCATCATCCTCTTTGAAAGATTCATAGAGAGAGTCCATAAGCGTAGCTGCAAATACAGGTCATAGCAAAAAGCTTGAGAAACTTTCAACGCAACAAAAACATATGACATAATCTTATTGTGGCTTTACCTGTTTGTGGCAACGTGTTCTTCACAAACACAAACAGTGCTTTTCCAGGGCTCAGACGAAGTCTCAAGCTTAAGATATGAATGAATTGTCCAACAGACATGTCCCGAGGAACCAGATACCTATAAATCGAAAAGTGCGGCACAGATTTACTCAGCCCTTTTATCTTTTAAcaagaaattattatttgcaTATCTACTCAAGACTTAAGTCTAAACTGTGGGAGAACTCTTAAGTGAATCCTTTTTTAGCAATTTTAGAACCGAGTTTCCCACTTTTATCTTTATATCTACAGAATTCAGCATGCCACAATCTtgataattacatttttttaataaaaaaggagCACCATCATTactagtctcaatgcattaggCAGAGTTTGtgtctttaaaaaaaaagaggaattGTAAGGTAGATATACAATAAAAGCATGAAATTAAGAGCAAATTGTTGTTGGCCAACACTGAaacttac
This genomic window contains:
- the LOC105802920 gene encoding autophagy-related protein 8i codes for the protein MGKIPSFKDEFTFDQRLEESRDIIAKYPNRVPVIVERYSKADLPEMEKKKYLVPRDMSVGQFIHILSLRLRLSPGKALFVFVKNTLPQTATLMDSLYESFKEDDGFLYMCYSSEKTFGCATNQITQV